The genomic window TCCGGTGCTGCGGCGACACCAGCAGGTCTTCATCCGGCTGCCCCTGCCCAAGCGCCCCCGCCCGGAAGCGGATGGGGCGCAGATGCGGCATGGCGTAAAGCCGCGCGCCGGTCATGCGGCGGTGGCCCGACCAAAGCACCTGCTGCGGGCCGTTGTCGCGCGTCAGGATGCGGTCGCCAACGCGCAGCGACTGGATCAGCCGCGCGCCATCGGGTGTGGCGATCCGCGTGCCCGGCGTGAAGCAGATCACCCCCCCGCCGCCCGCGCCCCCGCCCCTTGCGCCGTGCGGTCGATCGCGGTGCGCACCACCCAGAGGTCGCGGTCGGCCGGCGGCGCATCTCCGACAAACAGCACCAGCCGCGCACCCGTATCGGGCACGTCGATCAGCGTCACCGAATAGCTGTGATGCCCATCCGTCACGATGAACCCCTGTTCGGGGGGGGCCTCGCCGCAGGCTTCCGGCACGTCGGGCGCATCCGGCCCCGTGCCCCCGCCGCCCACTGCCGCCCCGATCAGCCGGCGCACCATGCGCGCCGCCCGTCTCCTCATGTCCGCCGCCCCTTCGGCCCCCTCAAGCACCAGGAGGCCCTGCGGCCCGTCAACCCTGACCGGCTTGCCCGTCCAGCGCCACGAAGCGCCAACGGCCAACACGTCAAGACTGGCGGCCCGAAGGCCATCTGTTTCCGTCTGGGACCAGGAAATGACGAACGTGCCGCGAAAGCCCGTTCCCATGCCTGTCTGCCTGCTCGTCTTTTATATGCCCCGGGCTTGGTGCCCAAGTGCCTGTAACGCAAAGGTTAACAAACCCTTTGCAGCTTGGCTATGCCCTTTTGGCAACACCCGTGTCAGAAACGCAACCGAAGGCTCAGCGAGCCGACCAGTTGCGGGTCCGGCTGTTCCTCGAACTCCTTGCCCAGCAGGGTCACGCCGTAAAAGGCTTCCGAAGTCTCGCCCTGCCAGTGCACCCCGGCCCGCAGCCGCGTCCGCGTGTCATTCAGCGTGGCCAACCCGCCATCGGGCAGGTATCCGCTGTCGAACACATGCGCCACGTCGCCGCCCAGCGTGAAGCTGAGGCCCGGCACATCCGCGCCCTCGATGCCCTCGACCCGCTGGCCGGTGATCACGTCGCGGATCATCAGGCCGCCCGCGCCGAACTGGCCCACCACCATGTCGCCGCCGACCCGCACCAGGCTTTCCACCCCGGCCTGCGCCTGCGCAAAGGGGCGCAGCGTGACGCGGTCGTTCAGCCGGACCGACCGTCCGATCTCGGCCGACACGGTCGGAAACACCTGATCGGGGATCTGGTCGCCCAGCACGCGCGGCTTCGGCAGCCCCAGCAGATTGTGGATGTTGCGCTGAAACGCCCCGATGCCGGTCTGCGGCCCGGTGAACACCAGGTCGCCCCCGGCGCTGACCTCGGCCGCGCCCAGCGCGAAATGGGTATGCACCCCCAGCGACAGCGCCCCGACATAGCGGCGGTCATCCGGGTCGGGGTTCACCAGATCCTCCGGGGCGATGACCTCGCTGCGCAGCCGGAACTCCAGGATCTCGCCCGCCCTGCCCGGCAACTGCCCGTCCCAGCCCGGGCCGCGCATCAGGCTCAGCGCATAGCCGCCTGACCGCCAGCGGTCACGCCCGTCACCGATGGCATCGTTGGCGAAGATCCGGCCCAAGCCCAGCGTCACCCGGTCCTGCGCCGCGACCGGCGCGACCAGAGACAGACCCAGAATCGCCGCCAGCGAACATAGCAAGAGAGCCGTCTTCATCACATTTCCCGAAACCAGAGGCCCCCCAACCGTGCGCGAACCTTAACCCGACCCGCGCGCCCGGTTCCACCCCGCCCCGCGCATTTTCCACAAAGCGGCCAGAGTGTTGCATCCCGGCACTTCCCCGCCCGCCAGCAGATGCGCGGCAGGTGCCCGCCCTCCAGCCATGTCAAGGTTGCGGCTGCCGCCGAACAGGATGCACATCTCGGCCCGGCCGGGAAAGGCCGGGGGCGCTGCCCCCGGGATACTTGAGAAAAGAAGAGGGGAAAGAAAGTGGGGGCGGCGCAGGGCAGGGCAGACCGGCCCCGGATCAGAGGATCAGCTTCGGGTCATCCCCCATCGCAAGACCGGGGAACACCTTGGTTTCCAGCAGATTGCGGTCAAAGCCGTAAAGGTCGCGCATCGCCCAGGCAGCCCAGGCGCGCACGTCGCTGGTGGGCATCAGGTCGCGGCGGTCGTAAAGGTCGGCCTCGGCGAGGCCAGGCCAGCGCCCCAGCACCCGCCCGCCGCGGATCGCCCCGCCCGCCATCAGCATCACTCCGCCGGTGCCGTGATCGGTTCCGCGCGAGCCGTTCTCGCGCACGGTGCGGCCGAACTCGGTCATCGCCAGCACGGTCGTCTTGCCCCAGTCGGGGCCAAGCTGGTCGCGCAGCCGAAGGATCGTGCGCTCCAGCCGCAGCAGCGGGCGCGGGATGGCGCCGCGCTGGCCCTTGTGCGTATCCCATCCGGTCTGCGAGAATGCCGCGATCCGGGTCTCGCCGCGCAGCCGCTCGGCCGCGAAATCGACCAGCCGGTCGACATCGGCCATCTTGATCGCGCCTTCGGCCGGTCTGGTGGCGGCAGGCTCGACCATCGCGGCAACAGGGCGCGGCCGGTCGGCCTCGGCGGCCAGTTCCATCGCCTCCTGCGCGGAATCGCGGAACAGCGCATCCTCGTGATAGACATGGTCCAGCAGAAGCTGGCTTTGCGACGACAGCGAAAGCTTCAGGTCCGGCGTCCAGTTGCGCACCGGCGCCGGACCATCGAGCAGCGGCATCGCATCGCGCCCGACGGCAAAGGCGGTTTCGGCCACCAGCCCCGGCACCGCCTGCAGCATCCTGTTCAGCCAGCCGTCATGCCCGGCCCGCAGCCCGACATCGGTGCCGGTGCCGGCCTCCAGCAGGTCCTGCCCGTCGAAATGGCTGCGCTTGTCGCGGTAGGGGGTCGAGACTGCATGGGCAAAGCCCAGCTCGCCCTTGGCCCACAGCGCCATCAGCCCCTTCAGTGACGGGTTCAGCGCGAAATAGCCATCAAGATCAAGCGCCCCGGTATCGACGCCCAGCGTCGGGCGTGCCTGGGCGAACAGCGGGTCGGCCAGCGGTTGCACCACGTCGAGCCCGTCCATCGCGCCGCGCAGGATGATCACCACCAGCCGGTGATCGCCCAGCGGCGCGCCTCCCCCGGCGGCCGCCAGCGTCACCGTCGTCAGGAACGGATGCGCTGCCGCCGAACAGCCCAGCGCCGTCAGGCCGCGCAGGAAGAACCGTCTGTCGATCGTCATGATGACCCCCTAGCGCCGGTTGAAATCGGGCGAGGCCAGCACCAGCCCCACCCCTTCGCGGATATTCTCGGACCGCTCGACCGCCCAGAGCAGCCGCTCGCCCGCCAGCGGCCCCAGCGCGGTCAGCGCAAACTCGCGCGGGTCCGGCAGGTCGGGCACCAGCCGCGACGGCATCTCCATCGCCCAGGAGATGCGCGCGGCCATGCCCTGCGGCGTGATCCAGGCCTCGGCACGTTCTGGCCACCCGTCCGGGCCGCGCGGGGCCTGCCAGGGCTGGCCCATCCCGCCCATCGGCTGCACGATCAGCCGACGGAACGGCCCTTCGGCCAGCCCCGTGATCTCGTCGGCCCCGAGCCCAAGCGCGCGGAGCGACGCAATCAGGAAATCATACGGCTGCCGCGCCTTGCCCCCCGGTGGCACCCAGGCTGCCGGGCTTTCCAGCAGCGCGCCATAGACCTGCAGCAGGTCGCCCCCCGTCGCCGAAAACACCTCGGCCAGCCGGCCCACCAAAGCCGGGTCGGGCTCGTCCGAGACGAAATGCACCACCAGCTTGCGCGCGATATGCGAGGCGGTTTCGGGCCGCACCGCCAGATCATCCAATGCCGTCAGGATCGGCGCGACCCCCTCGCCGTCATAGCTGCGCCCCAGCACGGTTTCCGCACCCGGTTCCACGATATTGGGCCGGAACACGAAGCCTTCCGACACATCGAACCCCAGCCCGGTCAGCAGTTCGGCCATCTGGCGCACGTCGTCCTGGCTGTAGGGCGCACCCACCCCCAGCGTGTGCAGCTCGATCAGCTCGCGGGCGAGGTTCTCGTTCAGCCCGCGCTTGCGGCGGACGCCCTGCCTTGAGGTCGGCCCGACCGACAGCACCTGATCCAGATAGGTCAGCATCGCCGGATGCAGCGTCACCGCGCGCAGCATGTCGGCAAAGCGCCCGGCCAGATGCGGGCGGATGGCATCGTTGACCATCGCCGAGGGCAGCGCCCGTTCGCGCTTGGACCGTGGCGCGGCGGTGAAATGGTCGGTCCAGAATTGCGCCAGCCGTTCGCGAAACCCGTCGGGCGAGGCCAGCGCCCGCGCCAGCGTGACCCGCATCGCGCCTTGCGCCAGCCCCTCGACCGCCTGCTGGGCATCGCGGTAGGCCTGCATCTGCGGCTCGCCCTCCTGGGCCAGCTTGCGCGTCGCCTCGGCTTTGGCCATCAGCGGCAGCACATCGGCCAGGGCGATGCCGGGGTGGGCGGCGGCGGCGCGGTCGGACCCCGCCAGCGCCGCCAGCATCGCCGCAGGCGTTGCCGCCGCGCCCGGAGGCAGTGGCAGCCCGTAACCGAAGCGGATCGCGGCGATCACGGACGGGTCAATGGTCATCGCGGTCCCCCGGGGGTTGCAGTAGGCACTGACTGGCAATGTAGGGACAGGGATGCGCCGGGCCTAGAGACAAGGCCGCAACATTCGCCAAACTCCGCCGATGCCGGTCACAACCGGAAGCCCGGCGGATAGTCGTGCAGCCCGTCGAAATCATGCTTGCCGATCTCGACGCCGGCGGCGCGCAGGATGGCAAAGGCCATGGCGACGTGAAACACGAAGTTCGGCATCCCGAACAGGTGCAGGAACGCCGCCCCGTCCTGGTCCAGCTCGGCAAAGCCCGCGCGGTGGCGGATGCGCCGGGCCTCTGCCCCGTCGAACGCCGCCGGGTCCAGTGCCAGCAGCGCGCCCCGTGTCGCCGCGATCCGGCGCCCCAGCCCGATCCGGTCCAGCGCCGGGTCGGGCAGCACCGGCACCGCCTGCCCGGCCAGCGGATACGCAACCCGCAGCGCGAACCCCGCCGCCGTGGCGATCTGCTGCCCGGCGGTGAACATGTCGGGCACCAGCCGCGAGGCCAGCAACTGCTCGCGCCCCCGCACCTTGTCCAGCAACCCCTCCATCCGGTCGAGGTAGTGCAGGAACACCGGCACAGAGGCGGCGAACAGCGGTGGTGTCATTCCTTCGGCACCACCCGCAGACCCAGTTCGCGCAACTGCGCGTTCAGCGGTTCGGACGGCGCGCCCATCAGCAGGTCTTCGGCGCGCTGGTTCATCGGGAACATGATGACCTCGCGGATGTTCGCCTCGTCGGCCAGCAGCATCACGATCCGGTCGATCCCCGCTGCACAACCGCCGTGCGGCGGCGCGCCGTAGCGGAACGCCTTGACCATGCCGCCAAACCGCTTTTCCACCTCCGACGCGGGGTAGCCCGCCAGTTCGAACGCCTTGAACATGATCTCGGGCTTGTGGTTGCGGATGCCGCCACTGATCAACTCATAGCCGTTGCAGGCCAGATCATACTGATAGGCATAGACTTTCAGCGGGTCGCCGTTGAGCGCCTCAAGCCCCCCCTGCGGCATCGAGAACGGGTTGTGGCTGAAGTCGATCTTGCCCTCGTCGGTCTTCTCGTACATCGGGAAATCGACGATCCAGGCGAAGCGGAAGCAGTTCTCCTCGGTCAGCTTCAACTCACGCCCGATCTCGTTGCGCGCCCGCCCCGCCACCGCCTCGAACTGCTCCGGCTTGCCGCCAAGGAAGAAGGCCGCGTCGCCCACGCCAAGGCCGAGTTGCTGGCGGATGGCTTCGGTCCGCTCGGGTCCGATGTTCTTGGCCAATGGGCCTGCGGCTTCCATCCATGTCTGCGCGCGGTCATCATAGAAAAGCCCGACTTCGAGGGCAGCCTGCCTCTGCGTCGGATCAGTGGGATCGACAGGCCCCATTCCCCAACCGTTACCAATATCTTCGCGCGATGGACCGGAAGGGTTGTCGCCTCGATCCCGCCAGAAGATATACCCCATCCCCGGCAGCCCTTCCTTCTGGGCAAAGGCGTTCATCCGGTCGCAGAACTTGCGGCTGCCCCCCCCGGGCGCCGGAATCGCGCGCACCTCGGTGCCCTCGTTTTCCAGCAGTTTCGCGAAAATCGCGAAGCCAGACCCCCGGAAATGCTCGGAAACCTCCTGCATCCGGATCGGGTTGCGCAGGTCGGGCTTGTCGCTGCCATACCATTTCAGGCTGTCGCGATAGGCGATCAGCGGCCAGTCGGCATAGACCTTCTTTTCCGGCGCGAATTCCTCGAAGATGCCCTGCACCACCGGCTGCACGGCGGCAAACACGTCCGCCTGTTCGACAAAACTCATCTCGATATCAAGCTGGTAGAAATCGGTGGGGCTGCGGTCGGCGCGCGGGTCTTCGTCGCGGAAACAGGGCGCGATCTGGAAATAGCGGTCAAACCCGGCCACCATGATCAACTGCTTGAACTGCTGCGGCGCCTGCGGCAGGGCATAGAACTTGCCCGGATGCAGACGGGAAGGCACCAGGAAATCGCGCGCCCCTTCGGGGGAAGATGCGGTGATGATCGGCGTCTGGAACTCGGTGAACCCCTGATCCCACATCCGCTGCCGCATGGAACGCACCACGTTGGACCGCAGCATCATGTTGCCATGCAGCTTGTCGCGCCGCAGGTCCAGAAACCGATAGGTCAGCCGGGTTTCCTCGGGGTAATCGACCTCGCCGAACACCGGCATCGGCAATTCGTCCGCCGCCCCAAGCACGGTGAAGCCCTTCGCATAAACCTCGATCTCGCCGGTCGGCAGCTTGGGGTTCACCAACCCGGCATCCCGCCCCTTCACCACGCCGTCGATCCGGATCACCCATTCCGCCCGCACCGCCTCCAGCCCGGCAAAGGCGGCGCTGTCGGCGTCGGCGATCACCTGCGTGATGCCATAGTGGTCGCGCAGGTCGATGAACAGCACCCCGCCATGGTCGCGCACCCGGTGAACCCAGCCCGAAAGCCGGACATCCTGTCCGACATGGCTCCGGTTCAGACCGGCACAAGTATGGCTGCGATAGGCGTGCATCACGCTCCCCTTCCCGAGGCTTGAATTCGTCCGCGCCGATACACCCCGCCCAAGCGGCGAAGTCAAGTCCGCCCCCTTTGCTGCGGATTTCATCTTTGCCCAAATATCCCCGCCGGAGGCACCCGGCCGCACCGCCAGAGCCTCCGGCGGGGATATTTGGGCAAAGATGAATGGAAAGGATCAGCCCACCCAGACCGCAGGCATCAGCCCGCGCAGCGAATTGCCGACCCAGAGCTTCACGCGCGGCAGGTCGGCGGCGGCAAGCACCGCCTCGCGGGCCTTGCCTTCCAGCAGCAACTGCGCCCGCAGCACGCCGGGCAGCAGGCCGCAGGTCACGGGCGGGGTGCAGAGCCCGGCACCGGCGTCGAAGAACAGCGTGGTGATGGAGCCGTCGCACACCTCGTCGCGTTCGTTGCTGAAGATTGCCTCGTCCGACCAGGGGGGCAGGGCGGCGCGGGCGGCGTCATAGGCGGCGCGTCGTGTGGACTTGAGCCTCAGCCAGGGGTCGGCAGAGGCCAGCGGCGCCAGCGCGGGCGTCAACCGCCACAGCGGCGGCGAGGGGGGCAGCGGGGCGGCGGTGACTTCCAGCCGCCCCGCGCCGTCCAGCGTCAGCCGGACCCGCGATGGCTCCGACCCGACCGCCGCACGCAGGGCACGGGCGGCCGCCTGCGGGTCGCAGGCAAGGCCGAGGCACGCCACCCCCGCCGCCAGACGCGCCAGATGCAGCGGCAACCGGGCGAAGGCCGTGCCATCCCACCCCAGCGTCTCGATCAGCTTCACGTCCGGCAGATCGCCGCCGCCACGAACCGGGCTTTCCACAGTGCCTCCTCCCATTCCCCCTCTGCGGTCGAGCCATGCGTGACGCCGCCGCCGACATTCAGCGTCACCGCCGGCCCCGCCACCGACAGCGTCCGGATCGCCACCGAGAAATCGGCCCGCCCGTCCGGCGCCATCCAGCCGACAGCACCGCAATAGACACCGCGCGGCCAGGGCTCGACCTCGCGGATGATCTGCATCGCCCGGATCTTCGGCGCGCCGGTCACCGACCCGCAGGGGAACAAAGCCGCCATCAGCCCCGCCAGCGTCGGCGGCGCGGCCAGATCGCCGACCACGGTCGAGGTCATCTGATGCACCGTCGCATAGCGTTCCATCGCGAACAGCGCGGGCACCCGGACCGAGCCCACCCGCGCCAGCCGCGCGATGTCGTTGCGCAACAGATCGACGATCATCAGGTTCTCGGCCCGGTCCTTTTCCGACACCTGCAGGGCCGCCGCAATCGCCGCGTCGCGCGCCGGGTCGGGGTCGCGGGGTGCGGTGCCCTTCATCGGGCGCGCCATGATCCGCCCGGCCGCATCGACCGCAAAGAACAGCTCGGGCGAGCGTGACACCACCACCGCCCCGCCCAGATCGACGTAGGCGCCATGCCCCACCGCCCCGGTGCGCCGCAGCGCGCCGTAAAGGCCAAGCGGGCTGCCCGACACCAGGTCCGCCCGCATCGGGAAGGTCAGGTTCACCTGATAGCAGTCGCCCGCCGCGATATAGTCGCGCACCCGCGCCATCGCCGCGTCATAATCCGCGCGCGTGACCAGCGGTTCGGGCGCCGTCATGCAGGTGCCCAACCCCGCCTGATGCGCCAGCGCCAGCGTCGCGGCGGCATCCTGCGGGGCGTCGAACACGCCCATCCGCAGCAGCGGCGCGGGCCGCGCCCCGGGCATCAGGGGCACCAGCCGCGGTTCCAGCGCATAGCCCGCCTCGAACGCCACGAACCCCGCGATCCACGCGCCCCGCGCCCGCGCGGCATCCAGCGCCGCCATCGCCGGGCCAAGCTGGCAGGCTTCGACCGCCTCGACCACCGTTGCCGGGTTCTGAAACTGCACCGGCACGCCGTCCGGCCCGAATTCGCACAGGATCACGCGCTGTTCTTCCGTTGCCGCCATCGCCCGGCATCTAGCATGGGCGCTCCCCCCCTGCCAGCGCGGCGGCGACACTTCGGATCAGGGTTGCGCCCCCCCGCCCCGTCCCTTAAACCCGCGCCAATTTGCCTGTCACTGTCGAATCCAGCCGGGGTCCATGGCCGCCGGAAACACTCATGCCGGGGGCCTCCATGCCGAAAAGAACCGATATCAAATCCATCATGATCATCGGCGCGGGCCCCATCATCATCGGTCAGGCCTGCGAGTTCGACTATTCCGGCGCGCAAGCCTGCAAGGCGCTGCGCGAGGAAGGCTACCGGGTGATCCTGGTCAACTCCAACCCCGCCACGATCATGACCGACCCGGGGCTGGCCGACGCCACCTACATCGAGCCGATCACCCCGGAAATCGTCGCCAAGATCATCGAGAAGGAACGCCCCGACGCATTGCTGCCCACCATGGGCGGGCAGACCGGGCTGAACACCAGCCTCGCGCTGGCCGACATGGGCGTGCTGGAAAAGTTCAACGTCGAACTGATCGGGGCCAACCGGCAGGCCATCGAAATGGCTGAAGACCGCAAGCTTTTCCGCGAGGCGATGGACCGGATCGGGCTGGAAAACCCGAAGGCGACCATCGTCGCCGCCCCCAAACTGCCCAGCGGCAAGTATGACATCAGCGCCGGCGTGGCCGAGGCCATCGCCGCCATCGAATACGTGGGCCTGCCCGCGATCATCCGCCCCGCCTTCACCCTTGGCGGCACCGGCGGCGGCGTGGCCTACAACCGCGACGATTACGAACGCATCTGCCGCTCGGGGCTGGAGGCCTCACCGATGGCGCAGATCCTCGTCGATGAAAGCCTGCTCGGCTGGAAGGAGTTCGAGATGGAGGTGGTGCGCGACACCGCCGACAACGCCATCATCATCTGCGCCATCGAGAACGTCGATCCGATGGGGGTGCACACCGGCGACTCCATCACCGTGGCCCCGGCCCTGACCCTGACCGACAAGGAATACCAGATCATGCGCAACGGCTCCATCGCCGTGCTGCGCGAGATCGGCGTCGAAACCGGCGGGTCCAACGTGCAATGGGCGATCAACCCGGCAGATGGCCGCATGGTGGTGATCGAGATGAACCCGCGCGTGTCGCGGAGTTCCGCGCTGGCATCCAAGGCCACCGGCTTTCCCATCGCCAAGGTCGCGGCGAAACTGGCGGTCGGCTACACGCTCGACGAGCTTGACAACGACATCACCAAGGTCACCCCCGCCAGCTTCGAGCCTGCCATCGACTATGTCGTGACCAAGATCCCGCGCTTTGCCTTCGAGAAGTTCCCCGGCTCCGAGCCCAACCTCACCACCGCGATGAAATCGGTGGGCGAGGTTATGGCGATCGGCCGCACCATCCACGAGTCGATGCAAAAGGCGCTGGCAAGCCTCGAAACCGGTCTGACCGGCTTCGATGAAATCGCCATTCCGGGCGTGGTCGATCTGCCGCCACTCGGGTTCAAGTATGCGGACTACGCCGATCCCGAAAAGCGGGCGAAGCTGTTTGACGGGAACCGGCAGATTGCCGAAAACACGCGCGCCATCACGCAGGCCCTGTCGAAACAGACGCCAGACCGCATCCGCGTGATTGCGCAAGCGATGCGTCATGGCCTGAGCGATGACGAGATCAACCAGATCACCGCATTCGATCCGTGGTTTCTGGCGCGCATCCGCGAGATCATCGTGATGGAGGCGGAAATCCGGGAACGCGGCCTTCCAGTCGAAGCCGCCGCCCTGCGCCGACTGAAAATGATGGGCTTCACCGATGCCCGCCTCGCCAAGCTGACCGGGCGGGAGGAATCGCAGGTCCGCCGCGCCCGGCGCAACCTCGGCGTCCATGCCGTGTTCAAGCGCATCGACACATGCGCCGCCGAATTCGAGGCGCAGACCCCCTACATGTATTCCACCTACGAATCCCCGGTGATGGGCGACGTGGAATGCGAGGCCCGGCCCACGGCGGCGAAAAAGGTCGTCATCCTCGGCGGCGGCCCCAACCGCATCGGCCAGGGCATCGAGTTCGACTACTGCTGCTGCCACGCCTGCTATGCCCTGACCGCAGCGGGATATGAAACCATCATGGTCAACTGCAACCCCGAGACGGTCAGCACCGACTACGACACCTCGGACCGGCTGTATTTCGAACCCCTGACGCTGGAGCACGTGCTGGAAATCCTGCGGGTCGAACAGGAAAACGGCACCCTGCACGGCGTGATCGTGCAGTTCGGCGGCCAGACCCCGCTGAAACTGGCGCAGGCGCTGCAATCCGAAGGCATCCCGATCCTTGGCACCACCCCCGACGCCATCGACCTGGCCGAGGACCGCGAGCGGTTCCAGCAACTGCTGCACCGCCTTGGCCTGAAACAGCCGGTCAACGGCACCGCCCGGTCGCGTGACGAGGCTTTTGCCGTGGCCGGAAAGGTCGGCTACCCGCTGGTGATCCGCCCCTCCTTCGTGCTGGGCGGCCGCGCGATGGAAATCATCCGCGACGACGACCAGCTTGAACGCTACATCCGCGAGGCGGTGCAGGTCTCGGGCACCTCGCCCGTGCTGCTCGACAGCTACCTGACCAACGCCATCGAGGTCGATGTCGATGCCCTGTGCGACGGGCAGGACGTGCATGTCGCGGGCATCATGGAACATATCGAGGAGGCCGGCGTCCATTCCGGCGATTCCGCCTGCTGCCTGCCGCCGCATTCGCTCAGCCCCGAAACCATCGCCGAGCTGAAGGCGCAGACCGTCGCCATGGCCCGCGCCCTGCATGTCGTCGGCCTGATGAACGTGCAGTTCGCCATCAAGGACGGCACGATCTACGTGCTCGAGGTCAACCCCCGCGCCAGCCGCACCGTGCCCTTTGTCGCCAAGGCCACCGACAGCGCCATCGCCGCCATCGCCGCCCGCCTGATGGCTGGCGAGCCCCTGTCCGGCTTCCGCCTCCGCGACGCCTACCCGGCCGGGGTCGGCCCCGACACCGTGCTGCCGCTGGCCGACCCGCTGACGCTGGCCGACCCGATCACGCCATGGTTCTCGGTCAAGGAATCCGTGCTGCCCTTCGCCCGCTTCCCCGGCGTCGACACCCTGCTCGGCCCCGAGATGCGCTCCACCGGCGAGGTGATGGGCTGGGACCGCACCTTTGCGCTGGCCTTCCTCAAGGCCCAGATGGGCGCGGGCACCATCCTGCCCGAATCCGGCCGGGTCTTCCTGTCGGTGAAGGACGCCGACAAGACCGCCGCCCTCGCCACCGCCACCCGCGACCTGACCGCGATGGGCTTCGAGATCATCGCGACCCGCGGCACCGCCACCTGGCTCGACAGCCTGGGGATCGCCGCCACCCGCGTCAACAAGGTCTACGAGGGCCGCCCGAACATCGTCGACATGCTGAAGAATGACGAGATCGCCCTGGTGCTGAACACCACCGAAGGCTCGCAAGCCGTCAGCGACTCGCGCGACATCCGCGCCGTGGCACTCTACGACAAGATCCCGTATTTCACGACGGCTGCCGCCAGCATCGCCGCCGTCGAGGCGATGAAGGCGCGGGGCGAGGGGATCGGAGTGAGGACGTTGCAGGGGTGAGCGGTGCCAGATTTGTAACATCTATTCAATACGCGTTACATTAAATTTGACTTGCTGTCGTCGCACAGCTTTAAGTTGGCTGGGAACGAACACTGCGGATGGCGGTCGACGCACTATTCGGGAGATTTATTCTGATCAT from Paracoccaceae bacterium Fryx2 includes these protein-coding regions:
- the carB gene encoding carbamoyl-phosphate synthase large subunit encodes the protein MPKRTDIKSIMIIGAGPIIIGQACEFDYSGAQACKALREEGYRVILVNSNPATIMTDPGLADATYIEPITPEIVAKIIEKERPDALLPTMGGQTGLNTSLALADMGVLEKFNVELIGANRQAIEMAEDRKLFREAMDRIGLENPKATIVAAPKLPSGKYDISAGVAEAIAAIEYVGLPAIIRPAFTLGGTGGGVAYNRDDYERICRSGLEASPMAQILVDESLLGWKEFEMEVVRDTADNAIIICAIENVDPMGVHTGDSITVAPALTLTDKEYQIMRNGSIAVLREIGVETGGSNVQWAINPADGRMVVIEMNPRVSRSSALASKATGFPIAKVAAKLAVGYTLDELDNDITKVTPASFEPAIDYVVTKIPRFAFEKFPGSEPNLTTAMKSVGEVMAIGRTIHESMQKALASLETGLTGFDEIAIPGVVDLPPLGFKYADYADPEKRAKLFDGNRQIAENTRAITQALSKQTPDRIRVIAQAMRHGLSDDEINQITAFDPWFLARIREIIVMEAEIRERGLPVEAAALRRLKMMGFTDARLAKLTGREESQVRRARRNLGVHAVFKRIDTCAAEFEAQTPYMYSTYESPVMGDVECEARPTAAKKVVILGGGPNRIGQGIEFDYCCCHACYALTAAGYETIMVNCNPETVSTDYDTSDRLYFEPLTLEHVLEILRVEQENGTLHGVIVQFGGQTPLKLAQALQSEGIPILGTTPDAIDLAEDRERFQQLLHRLGLKQPVNGTARSRDEAFAVAGKVGYPLVIRPSFVLGGRAMEIIRDDDQLERYIREAVQVSGTSPVLLDSYLTNAIEVDVDALCDGQDVHVAGIMEHIEEAGVHSGDSACCLPPHSLSPETIAELKAQTVAMARALHVVGLMNVQFAIKDGTIYVLEVNPRASRTVPFVAKATDSAIAAIAARLMAGEPLSGFRLRDAYPAGVGPDTVLPLADPLTLADPITPWFSVKESVLPFARFPGVDTLLGPEMRSTGEVMGWDRTFALAFLKAQMGAGTILPESGRVFLSVKDADKTAALATATRDLTAMGFEIIATRGTATWLDSLGIAATRVNKVYEGRPNIVDMLKNDEIALVLNTTEGSQAVSDSRDIRAVALYDKIPYFTTAAASIAAVEAMKARGEGIGVRTLQG